From a single Chitinophaga sp. Cy-1792 genomic region:
- a CDS encoding alpha-L-fucosidase — translation MRKLLVAAGFALLSVNAAQAQEQEPPYVPETDKAVVQKLDEWQDWKFGMIIHWGPYSQWGVVESWSLCPEDEGWTQRKPYGIPYYDYLKKYEALGKSFNPVHFNPEHWAKAAADAGMKYVVFTTKHHDGYCMFDTKQTDYRVTAPDAAFSKNPRANIAKEVFNAFRKEGIHAGAYFSKPDWHTEYYWWSYFPPRDRNVNYDVEKYPERWEKFKQYTYNQIEELMTGYGKLDILWLDGGWVRPLKQQTKESLSWSKSAPQNQDIDMAKIAGMARSRQPGLIVVDRSVHGPFENYRTPEQQIPDKPLDYPWETCMTMGGSWSYVPDDKYKSVNVLIHNLVDIVAKGGNYLLNVGPGPDGELHDAAYTTMKGIGEWIHINGDAIYGTRAVAPYKDGKVCFTRKKDGAVYAIYMLDEGEKVPATISFAGLTPAKKARVEILGAAGALVWKTQGGKTVINIPASVQNKGLKHAVAVRISAVDKM, via the coding sequence ATGCGTAAACTTTTAGTGGCCGCCGGCTTTGCATTGCTGAGCGTTAATGCTGCGCAGGCACAGGAACAAGAGCCTCCTTATGTACCCGAAACCGACAAGGCCGTCGTACAGAAACTGGATGAATGGCAAGACTGGAAATTCGGTATGATTATCCACTGGGGCCCCTATTCTCAGTGGGGAGTAGTGGAATCCTGGAGCCTGTGCCCGGAAGATGAAGGCTGGACCCAGCGTAAACCTTACGGTATTCCTTACTATGACTACCTGAAAAAGTACGAAGCACTGGGTAAAAGTTTCAATCCTGTGCATTTCAATCCTGAACACTGGGCGAAAGCCGCTGCTGATGCAGGGATGAAATACGTAGTATTTACGACCAAACACCATGATGGTTACTGTATGTTTGATACCAAACAAACAGACTATCGTGTTACCGCGCCGGATGCAGCTTTCAGCAAAAATCCGCGTGCCAATATCGCTAAAGAAGTTTTTAATGCATTCCGTAAGGAAGGTATCCATGCCGGTGCTTACTTTTCAAAGCCCGACTGGCATACAGAATATTACTGGTGGAGTTATTTCCCTCCCCGCGACAGAAATGTCAACTACGACGTAGAGAAATATCCTGAAAGATGGGAGAAGTTCAAACAGTATACCTATAACCAGATCGAAGAACTGATGACAGGTTATGGTAAACTGGATATCCTCTGGTTAGACGGTGGTTGGGTGCGTCCGCTGAAACAGCAGACCAAAGAATCCCTGTCATGGAGCAAATCAGCCCCTCAGAACCAGGATATCGACATGGCTAAGATCGCAGGTATGGCACGTAGTCGCCAGCCTGGACTGATCGTAGTGGACCGCAGTGTGCATGGGCCTTTCGAAAACTATCGTACGCCTGAGCAGCAGATCCCTGATAAGCCGCTGGATTATCCATGGGAAACCTGCATGACAATGGGTGGTTCCTGGTCTTATGTGCCGGATGATAAATATAAATCTGTGAACGTTCTGATTCACAACCTGGTAGATATCGTTGCAAAAGGTGGTAACTACCTGCTGAATGTGGGTCCTGGTCCTGATGGTGAACTCCATGATGCTGCTTATACCACGATGAAAGGTATTGGCGAGTGGATTCATATCAATGGTGATGCGATTTATGGTACCCGTGCTGTGGCGCCTTATAAAGACGGTAAAGTTTGCTTTACCCGTAAAAAGGACGGTGCAGTGTATGCGATCTATATGCTGGATGAAGGGGAAAAGGTACCTGCGACTATTTCTTTCGCCGGTTTAACGCCTGCTAAGAAAGCGCGTGTGGAAATCCTTGGTGCTGCTGGTGCACTGGTGTGGAAAACCCAGGGCGGAAAAACAGTTATTAACATACCTGCTTCCGTACAGAATAAAGGTTTGAAGCATGCTGTAGCCGTTCGGATATCAGCTGTGGATAAGATGTGA
- a CDS encoding bifunctional (p)ppGpp synthetase/guanosine-3',5'-bis(diphosphate) 3'-pyrophosphohydrolase, with translation METVVVQKYNLDEEQEKKEIVRHYRALLRALKPRLKKGDRELVRTAFEMAADAHKEMRRKSGEPYILHPLAVAQICVEEIGLGVRSAICALLHDTVEDTEVTLEDIAREFGSEIAHIVDGLTKISTVIDSSTSTAQAENFKKILLTLADDPRVILIKLADRMHNMRTLDSMSREKQLKIASETVFIYAPLAHRLGLYNIKSEMEDLAMKYTEQQTYKDIARKLKETKRERTRYINEFIKPIKEVLQEEGFNFEIYGRPKSIHSIHNKIKTKGVSFEEVYDLFAIRIIMDSPIEKEKADCWKVYSIITDFYHPSPERTRDWLSNPKSNGYEALHVTVMGPQGKWVEVQIRSKRMNDYAEKGVAAHWRYKEGSTQPQQESKFDQWFTQIREILSNPDSNTLDFLADFKSNLFTEEIYVYTPKGDLKILPVGSTALDFAYSIHSAVGNKCIGAKVNYKLVPLSHKLRSGDQVEIITSNKQKPSEDWLNFVLTAKAKSKIKDALKEEKRKVAMDGKAALERKLDHMKITASQYNINELTQFYKQPSALDLYYQIAVKNIDLRELKEFSLLGDKLEAPKPAPVKQPDHVAEEQVKHQIPSKKDAELIIFGESSDRIAYKLANCCRPIPGDDVFGFITASEGLKIHRTNCPNAAQLLANYGHRVVKTKWVKNREISFLTGLRIIGMDDVGVIHKITNIISGELKVNISALSIESKEGLFEGLIKVYVHDKDELDELVERLKNLDGIQSVQRLEES, from the coding sequence ATGGAAACAGTGGTAGTTCAAAAATATAATCTAGACGAAGAGCAGGAAAAAAAGGAAATCGTACGCCATTACCGGGCTTTGCTCAGAGCGCTCAAACCGCGACTGAAAAAGGGCGACAGAGAATTGGTACGTACTGCTTTTGAAATGGCAGCGGATGCCCACAAGGAAATGAGACGCAAATCCGGCGAACCTTATATCCTTCACCCGCTGGCAGTGGCACAAATATGCGTGGAAGAAATCGGACTCGGTGTCCGCTCCGCTATCTGCGCCCTCCTACATGATACCGTAGAAGATACCGAAGTAACACTGGAAGATATCGCCAGGGAATTCGGTTCCGAAATAGCGCATATCGTTGACGGTCTTACCAAAATCAGCACTGTCATCGATTCCAGTACCAGCACCGCGCAAGCTGAAAACTTCAAGAAAATATTACTCACCCTCGCCGATGACCCAAGGGTTATCCTGATTAAACTGGCCGACAGGATGCATAACATGCGTACCCTCGACAGTATGAGCCGTGAGAAACAACTGAAAATTGCCTCTGAAACAGTATTCATCTATGCCCCGCTGGCCCACCGCCTCGGTTTGTACAATATCAAATCCGAGATGGAAGACCTGGCAATGAAATATACTGAACAGCAGACCTATAAAGACATTGCCCGTAAACTCAAGGAAACCAAGCGTGAACGTACCCGCTATATCAATGAGTTTATCAAACCTATCAAGGAAGTACTCCAGGAAGAAGGATTTAATTTTGAGATATATGGCCGGCCAAAATCCATCCACTCTATCCATAACAAAATCAAAACCAAGGGAGTAAGCTTCGAAGAAGTATACGATCTATTCGCGATCCGTATCATCATGGATAGCCCGATTGAAAAGGAAAAGGCCGATTGCTGGAAAGTTTATTCCATCATCACCGATTTCTATCATCCAAGTCCGGAACGTACCCGCGACTGGCTCAGTAACCCGAAATCCAACGGTTATGAGGCTTTGCATGTTACCGTGATGGGGCCGCAGGGTAAATGGGTGGAAGTACAGATCCGTTCCAAACGCATGAACGATTACGCTGAAAAAGGGGTAGCCGCCCACTGGCGTTATAAGGAAGGTAGCACCCAGCCACAACAGGAGTCTAAATTTGACCAGTGGTTTACCCAGATCCGCGAAATTCTCAGCAACCCGGATTCCAATACACTGGACTTCCTGGCCGATTTTAAAAGCAATCTCTTCACCGAAGAGATTTACGTATATACACCGAAAGGTGACCTGAAAATCCTGCCGGTAGGCTCTACTGCACTGGATTTTGCCTATTCTATACACAGTGCGGTGGGTAACAAGTGTATAGGCGCCAAAGTGAATTATAAACTGGTGCCATTAAGTCACAAATTGCGCAGTGGCGACCAGGTAGAGATCATTACCTCCAATAAACAAAAGCCTTCTGAAGACTGGCTCAACTTTGTGCTCACTGCCAAAGCCAAGTCCAAGATCAAAGATGCGCTGAAGGAAGAAAAACGTAAAGTGGCCATGGACGGTAAAGCAGCGCTGGAACGCAAGCTGGACCACATGAAGATCACTGCCAGTCAATATAACATCAATGAACTGACACAGTTCTATAAACAGCCTTCTGCGCTGGATTTATATTATCAGATCGCAGTTAAAAATATTGATCTGAGAGAGCTGAAAGAGTTTTCTCTCCTGGGAGATAAGCTGGAAGCGCCTAAACCTGCACCTGTTAAGCAACCTGATCATGTTGCGGAAGAGCAGGTAAAACACCAGATTCCGTCGAAAAAAGATGCAGAACTGATTATTTTCGGTGAAAGCTCAGACAGGATTGCCTATAAGCTGGCTAATTGCTGTCGCCCGATTCCCGGCGATGACGTATTTGGCTTTATTACCGCCAGCGAGGGGCTGAAAATACATCGTACCAATTGTCCGAATGCTGCACAGCTACTGGCTAATTATGGCCACCGTGTAGTAAAAACCAAATGGGTTAAAAATCGTGAAATATCCTTCCTCACTGGTTTACGTATAATAGGAATGGATGATGTGGGAGTTATCCACAAAATCACCAATATTATTTCCGGTGAACTCAAGGTAAATATATCTGCATTGAGTATTGAATCGAAAGAAGGCTTATTTGAAGGGTTGATCAAAGTATATGTGCACGACAAGGACGAGCTGGACGAGCTGGTAGAAAGGCTTAAAAACCTGGATGGAATCCAGTCTGTACAACGTCTGGAAGAATCCTGA
- a CDS encoding TIGR01777 family oxidoreductase, translating to METVLITGGTGLVGTALTALLLERGFRVIVLSRTPEQGENKQVQYARWNISTQQIDTAALQQADYIVHLAGAPVAEKRWSASRKQEIIDSRTQSSELLVKALMSTPNKVKKVISASATGIYGPYTGHTFTESDPPATDYLGSTTAAWENSISEVQSLNKKLVIFRIGIALSRNGGALKEFYKPLKFGFATVMGSGEQYISWIHLHDLVRLFFNAIVNDKLEGVYNAVAPNPVTNKELVLSMAHAAKGNSFMTAYAPAAILKIALGEMSVEVLKSVRVSSEKIQQTGFQFSYPTIDQAMEQLFPHR from the coding sequence ATGGAAACCGTTTTAATTACCGGTGGCACCGGCCTGGTAGGCACCGCATTAACGGCTCTTTTGCTGGAGAGAGGCTTCAGGGTAATTGTACTATCCAGGACACCGGAGCAGGGAGAAAACAAGCAGGTACAATACGCCCGTTGGAACATATCCACACAACAGATAGATACTGCTGCCCTGCAGCAGGCAGATTATATTGTTCATCTGGCAGGGGCTCCGGTAGCTGAAAAGCGCTGGTCTGCCTCCCGTAAGCAGGAGATCATCGATAGCCGTACACAGAGCAGTGAGCTGCTGGTAAAGGCGTTAATGTCTACCCCCAATAAAGTTAAAAAGGTCATCAGTGCTTCTGCCACTGGCATCTATGGCCCATATACCGGCCATACCTTCACCGAATCGGACCCTCCTGCCACTGATTACCTCGGCAGCACCACCGCCGCCTGGGAAAACAGTATCAGCGAAGTACAGTCACTCAATAAGAAACTGGTTATTTTTCGTATAGGCATTGCGTTAAGCAGAAACGGGGGCGCCCTGAAAGAATTCTATAAGCCTTTGAAGTTTGGTTTCGCCACCGTAATGGGCTCTGGTGAACAATACATCAGCTGGATACACCTCCACGACCTGGTACGACTTTTCTTTAACGCCATCGTTAATGATAAGCTGGAAGGCGTTTACAATGCCGTAGCTCCCAATCCGGTGACCAATAAGGAGCTGGTGCTCAGTATGGCCCACGCAGCTAAAGGCAATAGCTTTATGACCGCCTATGCACCTGCGGCTATTTTAAAAATAGCTTTAGGGGAGATGAGTGTAGAGGTATTAAAAAGTGTGAGAGTTTCTTCCGAAAAGATACAGCAAACAGGTTTTCAGTTCTCCTATCCTACTATTGACCAGGCGATGGAACAACTGTTTCCGCATCGGTAA
- the purQ gene encoding phosphoribosylformylglycinamidine synthase subunit PurQ, with amino-acid sequence MKFGVVTFPGSNCDHDMIDSLRNDLGQEVIELWHKDKDLSAFTTEDCIVLPGGFSYGDYLRCGAIARFSPMMQSVIEFANKGGRVIGVCNGFQILCEAGLLPGALLQNQNQQFICKNIYLKSENSTASLTKDVTGRALMIPIAHGEGRYYADEATLDELAANNQILFRYCDEFGNVVDTANPNGAIRNIAGICNKNRNVFGMMPHPERATSGALGNTDGQLIFQSLINNN; translated from the coding sequence ATGAAATTTGGTGTTGTCACCTTTCCGGGTTCTAACTGTGATCATGATATGATTGACTCTTTACGTAACGATCTGGGTCAGGAAGTTATCGAGCTGTGGCATAAGGACAAAGATTTGAGCGCATTTACTACCGAAGATTGTATCGTATTGCCTGGTGGTTTTTCCTATGGAGATTACCTGCGTTGCGGTGCTATTGCTCGTTTTAGTCCAATGATGCAGAGTGTGATCGAGTTTGCCAACAAAGGTGGCCGTGTAATTGGTGTATGTAATGGTTTTCAGATTCTGTGTGAAGCGGGTTTATTGCCAGGTGCATTGCTGCAGAACCAGAATCAGCAGTTCATTTGCAAGAACATATACCTGAAAAGCGAGAACAGTACTGCTTCTCTGACTAAAGATGTAACTGGTCGTGCATTGATGATCCCTATCGCTCATGGTGAAGGTCGTTACTATGCTGACGAGGCTACCCTGGATGAGCTGGCTGCTAACAATCAGATCCTTTTCCGTTATTGCGATGAGTTTGGCAATGTTGTTGATACAGCTAATCCAAACGGAGCCATCCGTAATATCGCAGGTATCTGTAACAAAAACCGTAATGTATTTGGTATGATGCCTCACCCGGAAAGAGCTACAAGCGGCGCTTTGGGTAATACAGATGGTCAGTTGATATTCCAGAGTTTAATCAACAATAACTAA
- a CDS encoding anthranilate synthase component I family protein, with product MLNWASQFNICCLLDNNDYPSVHHQYEAVLAADALTTLEKPAGNAFPELLKFHHTQQDWIFGHLAYDLKNEVVPGLYSQNHDGIGFPDLFFFQPRILMLLEKNQISIGAPELSREEALSILNDCRQYPATTAASTAVLSQPIQARLHHDKYIDAVKSLQEHILRGDCYEVNFCRENYIENADVYPPALYRRLNALNPAPFAAFYRVDDKYMVCSSPERFMQKKGTHVISQPIKGTSKKDPDPVKDDALKTALYNNPKERAENVMVVDLVRNDLSHAAIRGSVKVNELFGIYSFAQVHHMISTVAAELPADQPFTEVLQTTFPMGSMTGAPKISVMQLIESHEATRRGLYSGAVGYITPSGDFDFNVVIRSILYNETAKYLSFQTGSAITFYSDPEKEWEECLLKAAALRTVITDAETVVPSPGQ from the coding sequence ATGTTGAATTGGGCAAGCCAGTTCAACATTTGCTGTTTATTGGACAATAACGACTATCCTTCTGTCCATCATCAATACGAAGCAGTACTGGCAGCCGATGCCTTAACAACCCTCGAAAAACCCGCCGGTAACGCATTTCCCGAACTACTGAAGTTTCACCATACTCAGCAAGACTGGATTTTCGGACACCTCGCGTATGACCTGAAAAATGAAGTCGTACCAGGCCTCTATTCACAAAACCACGACGGTATAGGGTTTCCGGATTTGTTCTTCTTCCAGCCACGTATCCTCATGCTCCTGGAAAAAAATCAGATCAGTATTGGCGCGCCTGAGCTCTCCAGGGAAGAAGCCTTGTCTATCCTTAATGATTGCAGACAGTATCCTGCCACCACAGCAGCCAGCACTGCTGTATTATCACAGCCTATTCAGGCAAGACTCCACCATGATAAGTATATCGATGCAGTAAAATCCCTGCAGGAGCATATTCTGAGAGGTGATTGCTATGAAGTGAATTTCTGCCGTGAGAATTATATCGAAAATGCCGACGTATATCCTCCGGCGTTATACCGCCGGTTGAATGCCCTGAACCCTGCGCCATTTGCGGCTTTTTATAGGGTAGATGATAAGTATATGGTCTGCTCCAGCCCGGAAAGGTTCATGCAGAAAAAAGGTACCCACGTCATCTCACAGCCCATCAAAGGCACCAGTAAAAAAGACCCGGACCCTGTTAAGGACGATGCCCTGAAAACCGCGCTGTATAACAATCCCAAAGAAAGGGCCGAAAACGTAATGGTGGTAGACCTTGTCCGCAATGACCTTTCGCATGCAGCCATCAGAGGTTCTGTGAAGGTAAACGAGCTTTTCGGGATCTATTCTTTTGCACAGGTACATCACATGATTTCCACCGTTGCCGCAGAACTCCCTGCAGATCAGCCTTTCACGGAAGTTTTACAAACCACATTCCCGATGGGTAGCATGACAGGTGCACCCAAAATCAGTGTCATGCAGCTGATTGAATCGCATGAGGCAACCCGCCGTGGGCTATATTCCGGCGCAGTCGGATATATCACCCCATCAGGTGATTTTGATTTCAATGTGGTGATCAGAAGTATTCTTTATAACGAAACGGCGAAGTATTTATCCTTCCAGACTGGTTCTGCCATTACCTTTTACAGCGATCCTGAAAAGGAGTGGGAGGAATGTTTGCTGAAGGCAGCGGCCTTACGTACAGTGATTACCGATGCGGAAACAGTTGTTCCATCGCCTGGTCAATAG
- a CDS encoding protein-disulfide reductase DsbD domain-containing protein → MKKLLTVLALFALPILASAQIENPVNWKFSSKKINETTWELHMTATIDAGWHLYAQEAGEGPVPTSFKIGKSPLAVAQGKITEVGKLQKHFDKNFNSELKYYEGMVDFVQKVTVKGKAAVKVKGSVEYMVCDDHQCLPPKEVEFAISVGGK, encoded by the coding sequence ATGAAGAAGTTATTAACCGTGCTGGCACTCTTTGCGCTGCCTATCCTGGCCAGCGCACAGATAGAGAACCCAGTGAACTGGAAGTTCTCTTCCAAAAAAATAAACGAAACCACCTGGGAACTGCACATGACAGCGACCATCGACGCAGGCTGGCATTTATATGCACAGGAAGCCGGTGAAGGTCCTGTTCCTACCAGCTTCAAGATCGGTAAAAGCCCACTGGCAGTAGCACAGGGTAAGATCACTGAAGTAGGTAAGCTGCAGAAACACTTCGATAAAAACTTCAACTCAGAACTGAAATATTACGAAGGCATGGTAGATTTCGTACAGAAAGTTACCGTTAAAGGTAAAGCTGCCGTAAAAGTGAAAGGTTCCGTAGAATATATGGTGTGCGATGATCACCAATGTCTGCCTCCAAAAGAAGTAGAGTTTGCGATCTCTGTAGGTGGAAAATAA
- a CDS encoding adenylosuccinate synthase: MVDVLLGLQWGDEGKGKIVDYFAGKYDVIARFQGGPNAGHTLYVNGQKVVLRTIPSGVFHENTINLIGNGVVLDPVAFKKESEDISALGIDLTKNLFIAEKTHIIVPTHRALDKASEMAKGNDKIGSTLKGIGPAYMDKTGRNGLRVGDVMSADFEALYGKLKAKHLELLSHYDSSEFSDDIAAWEAEFFDAVKFLRTMNVVAGEYFINEKLKAGKKVLAEGAQGSMLDVDFGTYPFVTSSNTISAGVCNGLGIAPQWIKEVIGVTKAYCTRVGSGPFPTELHDATGEKLRAAGHEFGAVTGRPRRCGWIDLVALNYTCMLSGVTQLVMTKSDVLDEFDEVLACTAYEINGQQTKQLPFQLTGLDVKPVYETFPGWTNKTSTCKQFNELPNEMKSFVSSVEKYLSIPVKYVSNGPGRDQILEQ, translated from the coding sequence ATGGTAGACGTTTTGTTAGGCCTGCAATGGGGCGACGAAGGTAAAGGTAAAATTGTGGACTATTTTGCCGGTAAGTACGACGTGATAGCCCGTTTCCAGGGCGGCCCGAACGCGGGACATACACTCTATGTGAATGGACAGAAAGTAGTATTGCGCACCATTCCATCAGGTGTATTCCATGAAAACACCATCAACCTCATTGGTAATGGCGTAGTATTGGACCCGGTAGCCTTCAAGAAAGAAAGCGAAGATATCTCCGCTTTGGGCATTGACCTGACAAAAAATCTTTTCATAGCTGAAAAGACCCACATCATCGTTCCTACCCACCGTGCGCTGGATAAAGCGTCCGAAATGGCTAAAGGCAACGATAAAATCGGTTCCACACTGAAAGGTATCGGCCCGGCTTACATGGATAAAACCGGTAGAAATGGCCTCCGTGTTGGTGATGTGATGTCTGCAGATTTTGAAGCACTCTACGGTAAACTGAAAGCTAAACACCTGGAATTGCTCTCTCACTACGACAGCAGCGAATTCAGCGACGATATCGCAGCATGGGAAGCAGAATTCTTCGATGCTGTTAAATTCCTGAGAACCATGAACGTGGTAGCAGGTGAATATTTCATCAACGAAAAACTGAAAGCCGGTAAAAAAGTACTGGCAGAAGGCGCTCAGGGCTCTATGCTTGACGTTGATTTCGGTACCTATCCTTTCGTAACTTCTTCCAATACTATCTCTGCAGGTGTGTGCAATGGCCTCGGTATTGCCCCACAATGGATTAAAGAAGTAATTGGTGTTACAAAAGCCTATTGCACCCGCGTTGGTAGCGGTCCTTTCCCTACCGAACTGCATGATGCTACCGGTGAAAAACTGCGTGCCGCAGGTCACGAATTTGGTGCCGTTACCGGCCGCCCACGCCGCTGTGGCTGGATCGACCTGGTTGCACTGAACTATACCTGCATGCTTAGTGGAGTTACCCAGCTGGTAATGACTAAATCAGACGTTCTTGATGAGTTTGATGAAGTACTGGCTTGTACCGCCTATGAAATTAATGGTCAACAAACCAAACAACTGCCGTTCCAGCTCACCGGGTTAGACGTAAAACCTGTTTACGAAACATTCCCGGGCTGGACAAATAAAACTTCTACGTGCAAGCAATTCAATGAGTTACCAAATGAAATGAAATCATTTGTATCTTCCGTAGAGAAATATCTGAGCATTCCCGTGAAATACGTTTCCAACGGGCCAGGACGTGACCAGATTCTCGAACAGTAA
- a CDS encoding response regulator transcription factor — MNKNPKILLVEDDKVFGALVKRRLEEAGFRVDHYLDGSEAWEAYKADRFDVCLLDIVLPGINGFELAKLIREDSSLVCVIFFSAERTDDNDRIDAFRIGGDTYLTKPFNMMELMRRILVFLKYSRPVRNDLLLAHSVGNYTFHYRRLKVIDNTTKSPVGRLSPMEAKVIRYFLSRPNVIIRRDELLIKVWGKDDLQNSRSMDVYVTKVRRQIKDFLAGFELETYHNAGLRLKVPPEKVIERVAVPLKNPIRL, encoded by the coding sequence ATGAACAAGAATCCAAAAATTTTACTGGTCGAAGATGATAAGGTGTTCGGTGCCCTCGTTAAGAGAAGGTTGGAAGAAGCCGGATTTCGTGTGGACCATTACCTGGACGGCTCCGAAGCCTGGGAAGCTTACAAGGCAGACCGCTTCGATGTTTGTCTGCTCGATATCGTTTTGCCTGGCATAAACGGCTTTGAACTGGCCAAACTCATCCGGGAAGACAGCTCCCTGGTATGCGTTATTTTCTTCTCCGCAGAACGTACCGATGATAACGACCGGATCGATGCCTTCAGGATAGGTGGCGACACCTATCTTACCAAGCCATTTAACATGATGGAGCTGATGCGTCGTATCCTGGTTTTCCTGAAATATTCCCGGCCGGTACGCAACGACCTGTTACTGGCGCATTCCGTAGGGAATTATACCTTCCACTACAGACGTCTGAAAGTAATAGATAATACCACGAAATCTCCTGTAGGAAGGCTTTCGCCAATGGAAGCCAAGGTAATACGCTATTTCCTGAGCCGCCCGAACGTAATCATCCGCAGAGATGAGCTGTTAATAAAGGTTTGGGGCAAAGATGATCTGCAAAACAGCCGCAGTATGGATGTTTACGTGACGAAAGTCCGTAGGCAGATAAAGGATTTCCTGGCTGGGTTTGAACTGGAGACATATCATAACGCCGGATTAAGGCTGAAAGTGCCGCCTGAAAAGGTAATTGAAAGGGTGGCTGTACCGCTGAAAAACCCTATCAGACTATAA